The following proteins are encoded in a genomic region of Drosophila willistoni isolate 14030-0811.24 chromosome 3R, UCI_dwil_1.1, whole genome shotgun sequence:
- the LOC6650385 gene encoding dedicator of cytokinesis protein 3 isoform X1, whose protein sequence is MWIPSNNKYGVAIHNWHGEVRFGLPLDVGDSVDIVEECTHWYRGSCPRKSRSVGIFPKTYIHIKDLSKIDPVVAECTQVLREWSEIWKRLFVDRETYKFQTLRKVMFSILESRRELLSATMTQDQTLELQMVVVSKIDWGNRKLGLDLVPRIGPLAVDPHGIGIVKLYNVHVSSADNAKASSSRGTLRRKTQRKILTHHLYFCMRDFGHRIGGDDAEVYFMLYDGSRMRPLSERFLVKISKDGLSNYIEKLHSNCTVFTDLGAADLNEDLHLVAIVMRVGKIIQSDSIKKVEKNGSSGHGPTYRRPFGVGVLSLGDIAQFDSSLEQASSEEREYSFKLYQSEEKDFHLLPELIIKKSSGKYSPIQAGGNQNTQGIVVSLKLLHGGLGQARQEQPLLFQGSTITRKMGFPDVIMPGDVRNDLFLTLERGEFERGGKNTGKNILVTVVVLDVTGNVLTDCLWGASGMDTQPHYRSMILYHQNAPSWNEMLRLSVPIDKFATAHVRFEFRHCSTRDKTEPKLFAFSFARLMDTSGATLGDGQHELYVYKCEDPAKLQASNYLRLQCRPRDSHPQAKNDCSGCYSRSSKEVFVLRSLLCSTKLTQNADLLSLLQWRAHPETIQESLTGVLRLNDEELVKFLQDVLDALFAMFSNEEGNSTQHSGLVFHVLVSIFSLLQSNKFQHFRPVMNEYIENHFAAALVYKGLITSVEHMAVFMTKAEHPDPFQKCFGSLEYIFKLLIQSRRLFARATGGQYEDSFRRDLHSLFTALNGMLSVPSYDVIIPTQEALLNSTGVVLEQLKDTLPAPELGMLARNMLDAIPRGAPIRLIQAKLHAVKDLVSGELFHEDDSRTVVLSVACKHLRMHLSRRDELRLCAEILSEILSQLYDLQREQRDKVTNTLQHDLDSLCKNILGILIRTISIIMEGSNAVLPQLVACLLGLLQLLDETHYKRYWDELTPYKDPRDLKEFLSKSLLVYEELLTQDWLVFPNDWLVMKLAANDVLRISLEEFAKPLVYRFLGPQAFDSQLWWSYFSLAVSFLTQPSLQLEQYREPKRLKILHSHGDMRVLMGFQILSMWSQLGEQKLHFIPSMVGPFLEVTLVPEPALRKATLTVFYDMMQCEQAARGSFRLVESELIDKLDLLISENKGDDEYRELFSTMEHLSLVLLEKVQLENPNWKDAGIAFIASVTRLLERLLDYRSVMQGEENRDKRMTCTVNLLNFYKNEINRKEMYLRYIYKLHNLHLQAENYTEAGYTLKLYASMLSWDRETQSFAPFDNSGQPEWQRKERLYHEILKYFDKGKCWEKGIPLCKELAQLYETRRFDYNKLSEILILEAKFFQNILTQLRPEPEYFRVGFYGMGLPLFVRNKQFVYRGLEYERIAAFTQRLQTEFPSAQILGNNSPPDNTILNGPEQYIQISNVRPVGDAQALKTAMVPVPEKISRFYEVNDVTRFIYDRPMYKGPIDKDNEFKSLWIERTILEISSPLPGILRWFEVKHKSMQELTPVEYACEIIGNASKDLSELIVQYRRDQKKNINPFSMRLQGTIDANVMGGISKYQEAFFSDQFLKSPQGAGQQANVQRLKALILEQIQILEQALELHGQLAPSGVQPLHNRLLERFSQLKQSLSGMGRLKRNSESIVNTPLPPLPTEQRSTQAAASSSSPNPSSNSNANSNYVYDLDEIYTRPGDTLRPVDPHNSYQTLSKESLTIPLDDTLAPPVPNRPRSQNFLTNGAAIDSPEVPPKRQPLTGGGVAGSPNAPPLPPRGITPDKRASNPMIFNDFGAGDSVGRRHSAQQQQHQHGQKYSVVDISFDDPEADQQPHSLPPNLQEAGGHLNVCFAPNDFRDSGISTTSSRELNHMNLNNLSEDSSSISVSTVHHRDHCRISSNGSLEMQPAAALSSMNITQRESSTSSFDVEDFPVPPPPIPPKSLAVSSNGVVANEDGHSPNPNTHNHSNNNHHSHHHHNHSHLMQQPQSQQNGDGDVYSSPQPQQMNGLAGVLPPPLPSAVETGQAIAATTSSSNHPHDGGTF, encoded by the exons TAAACTTGGATTGGATTTGGTGCCCCGTATCGGTCCACTGGCGGTCGATCCTCATGGCATTGGTATTGTCAAATTGTACAATGTTCATGTAAGCAGTGCGGATAATGCCAAAGCTTCATCG AGTCGCGGTACTTTACGCCGCAAAACGCAACGTAAGATACTCACCCATCATTTGTATTTCTGTATGCGGGACTTTGGCCATCGCATTGGCGGCGATGATGCCGAAGTCTATTTCATGCTCTACGATGGTAGCCGGATGAGGCCATTGTCCGAACGGTTTCTTGTAAAGATCTCAAAAGATGGTTTATCcaattatatagaaaaattacaTAGCAATTGCACGGTATTCACTGATTTGG GTGCGGCAGATCTCAATGAAGATCTGCATTTAGTTGCTATTGTAATGCGAGTGGGCAAAATCATACAATCTGACTCAATCAAGAAGGTTGAGAAAAATGGCTCGTCTGGACACGGTCCCACATATCGACGCCCCTTTGGTGTGGGAGTACTCTCATTGGGCGATATAGCACAGTTTGACAGCAGCTTAGAGCAGGCTTCCTCTGAAGAGCGTGAATATAGCTTTAAGCTTTACCAGAGCGAAGAGAAAGATTTTCATTTGCTGCCCGAATTGATCATTAAGAAATCGAGTGGCAAATACTCCCCCATTCAGGCAGGGGGTAATCAAAATACACAGGGTATTGTCGTCTCCTTAAAGCTATTGCACGGTGGTCTAGGGCAGGCGCGGCAGGAACAACCATTACTGTTTCAGGGTTCAACAATAACACGTAAAATGGGTTTTCCCGATGTCATTATGCCCGGCGATGTGCGCAACGATCTTTTCCTTACCCTTGAACGGGGCGAATTCGAGCGTGGTGGCAAGAATACGGGCAAGAATATCCTCGTTACCGTTGTAGTTCTCGATGTGACGGGCAATGTTCTTACCGATTGTCTATGGGGTGCTTCTGGCATGGACACCCAACCGCATTATCGCTCTATGATCCTATACCATCAGAATGCACCCAGTTGGAACGAAATGTTGCGACTAAGTGTACCCATTGATAAGTTTGCCACAGCACATGTGCGATTTGAGTTTCGCCACTGTTCGACAAGGGATAAAACAGAACCGAAACTATTTGCATTCAGTTTTGCTCGTCTTATGGACACTAGCGGTGCCACTCTGGGTGATGGCCAACACGAGCTGTATGTGTACAAGTGTGAGGATCCGGCCAAGTTGCAAGCATCCAATTACCTACGCCTTCAGTGTCGCCCTCGAGACTCGCATCCGCAGGCGAAAAATGATTGCAGCGGTTGCTATAGTCGCAGCTCGAAGGAAGTCTTTGTACTTCGCTCGCTACTCTGCTCCACGAAATTGACCCAAAATGCTGATCTTCTCTCGCTGCTCCAATGGCGGGCCCATCCAGAAACCATTCAAGAATCTTTAACTGGTGTTCTTCGTTTGAATGATGAAGAATTGGTGAAATTTTTGCAGGATGTCCTGGATGCTTTGTTTGCCATGTTTTCGAACGAGGAAGGAAATAGCACACAGCACTCGGGTCTAGTCTTTCATGTCCTGGTCAGCATCTTTAGTCTGTTGCAAAGCAATAAATTCCAGCATTTTAGGCCCGTAATGAATGAGTACATTGAGAATCATTTTGCCGCGGCACTAGTCTACAAGGGTCTCATTACATCCGTGGAACATATGGCGGTATTTATGACTAAGGCAGAGCACCCGGATccatttcaaaaatgtttcgGCTCTCTGGAGTATATATTCAAGCTACTCATCCAGTCAAGGCGTTTGTTTGCTCGCGCCACCGGTGGTCAATACGAGGACTCGTTTCGAAGAGATCTTCACTCGCTTTTTACGGCACTAAATGGTATGCTCTCGGTGCCCTCGTACGATGTTATCATTCCCACCCAGGAAGCGCTGCTCAACTCCACGGGCGTTGTGTTGGAACAACTGAAGGATACTTTACCAGCCCCAGAGTTGGGAATGCTGGCTCGCAATATGCTCGATGCTATTCCACGAGGTGCACCCATACGCCTTATTCAAGCCAAATTGCATGCAGTTAAAGATCTGGTTTCTGGCGAGTTATTCCACGAAGATG ATTCTCGCACTGTGGTCTTGTCGGTGGCTTGTAAGCACCTTCGTATGCATCTAAGTCGACGCGATGAACTTCGCCTCTGCGCCGAAATACTCTCCGAGATTTTAAGTCAACTCTACGATTTGCAACGAGAACAGCGTGATAAAGTGACAAATACCCTGCAACATGACTTGGATTCGTTATGCAAGAATATTCTGGGAATTTTAATACGAACTATCAGTATCATAATGGAGGGATCAAATGCAGTGTTGCCTCAATTGGTTGCTTGTCTACTGGGTTTACTCCAACTCCTGGACGAGACGCATTATAAACGCTATTGGGATGAATTGACACCATATAAAGATCCCCGCGATCTCAAGGAATTTCTTAGCAAATCTCTGTTGGTCTACGAGGAGCTGCTTACCCAAGATTGGCTAGTCTTTCCAAATGATTGGCTTGTGATGAAGTTGGCTGCCAATGATGTGCTGCGCATTTCCTTGGAAGAGTTTGCCAAGCCTTTAGTTTATCGATTTCTCGGTCCCCAAGCGTTTGATTCGCAACTCTGGTGGAGCTATTTCAGTTTGGCCGTCTCATTTCTGACGCAACCCTCGCTGCAGCTAGAACAATACAGGGAACCCAAGCGGCTAAAGATTTTGCACTCGCATGGCGATATGCGTGTTTTGATGGGCTTCCAGATACTCAGCATGTGGTCACAGTTGGGGGAGCAGAAACTTCATTTTATACCATCGATGGTGGGGCCATTTTTGGAGGTGACATTGGTACCAGAACCGGCTTTAAGAAAGGCCACACTAACCGTATTTTACGACATGATGCAATGCGAGCAG GCTGCCCGTGGCTCTTTTCGTCTAGTGGAGAGTGAACTAATTGATAAACTGGATCTGCTTATTAGTGAGAACAAGGGCGATGATGAGTATCGAGAACTTTTTAGTACCAT GGAACATCTCAGCTTGGT CTTGCTGGAGAAAGTTCAACTGGAGAATCCAAATTGGAAGGATGCTGGTATTGCATTTATAGCATCAGTTACTCGATTATTGGAACGCCTGCTCGACTATCGGAGCGTTATGCAGGGCGAGGAGAATCGCGACAAGCGGATGACTTGCACGGTGAatcttttaaatttctataaaaatgaaatcaatcgTAAAGAGATGTATCTAAG ATATATTTACAAACTGCACAATCTGCATCTGCAGGCAGAAAACTATACAGAGGCCGGATATACTCTAAAATTATATGCTTCTATGCTCAGTTGGGATCGGGAAACACAAAGTTTTGCCCCATTCGATAATAGTGGTCAGCCAGAGTGGCAGCGAAAGGAGCGCCTTTATCATGAG ATCCTTAAATACTTTGACAAGGGCAAATGTTGGGAAAAGGGTATTCCTTTGTGTAAGGAACTTGCCCAACTTTATGAGACACGTCGCTTTGACTATAATAAGCTAAGTGAGATACTCATACTTGAGGCGAAATTCTTTCAAAATATATTGACTCAACTACGGCCGGAACCAGAGTATTTTCGTGTTGGTTTCTATGGCATGGGTTTGCCACTTTTTGTACGG AACAAGCAATTTGTCTATCGTGGTTTGGAATATGAGCGAATCGCTGCCTTTACGCAACGCCTGCAAACAGAATTTCCTAGTGCACAGATTCTGGGTAACAATAGCCCACCAGATAATACAATTCTAAATGGTCCCGAGCAGTATATACAGATAAGCAACGTGAGACCAGTGGGCGATGCCCAAGCTTTGAAAACGGCTATGGTCCCGGTGCCGGAGAAAATTTCACGTTTCTATGAAGTGAACGATGTGACGAGATTTATCTATGATCGACCCATGTATAAAGGACCCATTGACAAAGATAATGAATTCAAATCCCTTTGGATAGAACGGACAATATTGGAAATATCCAGTCCCTTGCCTGGTATCTTGCGCTGGTTTGAGGTTAAACACAAGTCCATGCAAGAACTGACCCCAGTGGAATATGCCTGCGAGATTATCGGAAATGCAAGCAAGGATCTGTCCGAACTTATTGTGCAATATCGGCGTGATCAGAAGAAGAATATAAATCCATTTTCAATGCGTCTGCAGGGAACAATCGATGCTAATGTTATGGGTGGCATTAGCAAGTATCAGGAAGCATTTTTTTCTGATCAGTTTCTCAAATCTCCACAAGGAGCCGGCCAACAAGCCAATGTTCAACGCCTCAAGGCCCTCATCCTTGAGCAGATTCAAATTCTAGAGCAAGCCCTGGAGTTGCATGGCCAGTTGGCACCCAGCGGTGTTCAGCCGTTGCACAATCGTCTTCTTGAAAGATTCTCGCAACTAAAACAGAGTCTTTCTGGCATGGGACGGTTAAAACGCAATTCAGAGAGTATAGTGAATACGCCGTTGCCTCCATTGCCCACAGAACAACGATCCACACAAGCGGCTGCCAGTAGCTCAAGTCCTAATCCCAGTTCCAATTCCAACGCCAACTCAAACTATGTGTACGATCTGGATGAGATATACACAAGGCCTGGCGACACATTAAGGCCCGTCGATCCTCACAATTCGTATCAGACTTTAAGCAAGGAGAGCCTAACTATTCCTTTGGATGACACACTTGCCCCTCCAGTGCCCAATCGGCCACGTTCGCAGAACTTCCTAACCAACGGAGCAGCGATTGATAGTCCCGAGGTGCCGCCGAAACGTCAGCCCTTAACAGGTGGTGGTGTTGCCGGTTCCCCGAACGCTCCGCCATTGCCGCCACGTGGAATAACTCCAGATAAAAGAGCTTCCAATCCTATGATTTTCAACGATTTTGGTGCCGGAGATTCTGTTGGCCGTCGACATTCggcacaacagcagcaacatcaacacgGACAGAAATACTCTGTGGTAGACATTAGTTTCGATGATCCAGAGGCTGATCAGCAACCGCATTCGTTGCCACCAAATCTCCAAGAAGCCGGTGGGCATCTTAATGTCTGCTTTGCACCCAACGATTTTCGTGATTCCGGAATATCCACTACAAGCTCACGTGAGCTAAACCATATGAATCTTAATAATCTAAGTGAAGATTCCTCTTCCATATCAGTGAGTACGGTGCATCATCGTGATCACTGTCGGATTAGTTCGAATGGCAGTCTTGAGATGCAACCGGCAGCGGCATTAAGTTCAATGAACATCACCCAAAGAGAGAGTTCAACTAGCTCGTTTGATGTCGAAGATTTTCCAGTGCCACCGCCACCTATTCCGCCAAAATCATTGGCAGTCTCTAGCAATGGAGTTGTGGCCAACGAGGATGGACACTCACCTAATCCAAATACACACAATCATTCCAATAACAATCATCATTCTCATCACCATCACAATCATTCGCATTTAATGCAGCAGCCGCAGTCCCAGCAGAATGGCGATGGTGACGTTTATAGTTCGCCGCAGCCACAACAGATGAATGGGCTGGCTGGTGTTCTGCCGCCGCCATTGCCGTCTGCTGTTGAGACTGGTCAGGCGATTGCAGCGACAACATCTTCATCGAATCACCCACACGATGGCGGCACTTTTTGA